One window from the genome of Streptomyces sp. NBC_00287 encodes:
- a CDS encoding EamA family transporter produces MATSRPALIALTALAPVSWGTTYYVTTEFLPPDRPLFTGLMRALPAGLLLLALARVLPRGAWWWRAAVLGALNIGAFFPLLFLAAYRLPGGLAAVVGSIGPLFVLGLSALLLNQRPTARALLAGAVAAFGVSLVVLKAVGSLDALGVLAALASTASMSTGTVLAKKWGRPEGAGPTALAGWQLTVGGLLIAPVAFLVEGAPPALDARAVGGYLYLALAGTAAAYWLWFRGIGRLTAPQVTFLIPLSPLTAAVVGWAALGESLTPVQLVGMALALGATVAGQLVPSGRGGTVRSFSSASKNARKDSMDVTGPALRR; encoded by the coding sequence ATGGCCACCAGCCGCCCCGCGCTCATAGCCCTCACCGCCCTGGCACCCGTCTCCTGGGGCACCACCTACTACGTCACCACCGAGTTCCTCCCGCCGGACCGCCCCCTGTTCACCGGCCTGATGCGCGCCCTCCCCGCAGGTCTGCTGCTCCTCGCGCTCGCCCGGGTGCTGCCGCGCGGCGCCTGGTGGTGGCGGGCGGCGGTGCTCGGTGCGCTCAACATCGGCGCCTTCTTCCCGCTGCTGTTCCTGGCGGCGTACCGGCTGCCCGGAGGCCTCGCGGCGGTCGTCGGTTCGATCGGACCGCTCTTCGTGCTCGGCCTCTCCGCACTCCTGCTGAACCAGCGGCCGACGGCGCGCGCCCTGCTCGCCGGAGCCGTGGCCGCCTTCGGCGTCAGCCTGGTCGTACTGAAGGCGGTCGGTTCGCTGGACGCGCTGGGTGTACTCGCCGCCCTCGCCTCCACCGCGTCGATGTCCACCGGAACCGTGCTGGCGAAGAAGTGGGGCCGCCCCGAGGGCGCGGGACCGACCGCGCTGGCCGGCTGGCAACTGACCGTCGGAGGCCTCCTGATCGCCCCGGTCGCCTTCCTGGTCGAGGGCGCGCCGCCCGCGCTGGACGCCCGGGCGGTCGGCGGCTACCTCTACCTCGCCCTTGCCGGTACGGCGGCCGCGTACTGGCTCTGGTTCCGGGGCATCGGCCGCCTCACGGCGCCCCAGGTCACCTTCCTGATCCCGCTCTCCCCGCTGACGGCGGCGGTCGTCGGCTGGGCGGCGCTGGGGGAGTCGCTGACGCCGGTGCAACTGGTGGGCATGGCGCTGGCGCTGGGCGCGACGGTCGCCGGGCAACTGGTGCCGAGCGGGAGGGGTGGAACCGTACGATCGTTCAGTTCTGCTTCAAAGAATGCTCGAAAAGATTCGATGGACGTGACAGGTCCGGCGCTGCGACGGTAG
- a CDS encoding MarR family winged helix-turn-helix transcriptional regulator, with protein MNARPEQRKDAVDAIIDQWAAVRPDLDTAAMEVFGRISRLARTMGDRMEKAYARFGISRGEFDVLATLRRSGEPYTLSPRQLSATLMLTTGGMTGRLDKLERAGLLRRSPDPHDRRGLQVTLTEQGLSLVDRAVGAGLALQTEALATLDAEQAGQLADLLRELLEGTRETPH; from the coding sequence ATGAACGCACGCCCGGAGCAGCGCAAGGACGCCGTCGACGCGATCATCGACCAGTGGGCGGCCGTACGGCCCGACCTCGACACCGCCGCGATGGAGGTCTTCGGGCGGATCTCCCGCCTGGCGCGCACGATGGGCGACCGCATGGAGAAGGCGTACGCCCGCTTCGGGATCTCCCGGGGCGAGTTCGACGTACTGGCGACCCTGCGGCGCTCCGGTGAGCCGTACACCCTCTCGCCCCGCCAGCTCTCGGCGACGCTGATGCTCACCACCGGGGGGATGACCGGCCGCCTCGACAAGCTGGAACGGGCGGGACTGCTACGGCGCTCCCCCGACCCGCACGACCGCCGCGGGCTCCAGGTGACGCTGACCGAACAGGGGCTGAGCCTGGTCGACCGTGCGGTCGGCGCGGGGCTTGCCCTCCAGACGGAGGCCCTCGCCACCCTCGACGCGGAACAGGCCGGCCAACTGGCCGACCTGTTGAGGGAGTTGCTGGAAGGGACGCGGGAGACCCCTCACTAG
- the pepN gene encoding aminopeptidase N: MPGTNLTREEAQQRATLLTVDSYEIDLDLSGAQEGGTYRSATTVRFDVTETGAESFIDLVAPAVHEVTLNGDALDPDEVFKDSRIALRGLLEGRNVLRVVADCAYTNTGEGLHRFVDPVDNQAYLYTQFEVPDARRVFASFEQPDLKATFQFTVKAPTGWTVVSNSPTPEPKDDIWAFEPTPRISSYITALIVGPYHSVHSVYEKDGQSVPLGIYCRPSLAEYLDSDAIFEVTRQGFDWFQEKFDYDYPFKKYDQLFVPEFNAGAMENAGAVTIRDQYVFRSKVTDAAYEMRAETILHELAHMWFGDLVTMEWWNDLWLNESFATYTSIACQAYAPESRWPHSWTTFANSMKTWAYRQDQLPSTHPIMAEIRDLDDVLVNFDGITYAKGASVLKQLVAYVGMDEFFRGVQAYFKAHAYGNTRLSDLLGALEETSGRDLKTWSKLWLETAGINILRPEIETDAEGLITSFAIRQEAPALPAGAKGEPTLRPHRIAVGLYERDEAGGKLVRDERVELDVDGELTAVPQLVGKRRPAVVLLNDDDLSYAKVRLDEQSLAFVTEHLGDFESSLPRALCWASAWDMTRDAELATRDYLSLVLSGIGKESDIGVVQSLHRQVKLAIELYADPVGREALLTRWTDATLAHLRAAEAGGDHQLAWARAFAATARTPEQLDLLEGLLDGTQSIEGLAVDTELRWAFVQRLAAVGRFDETEIAGEYGRDKTAAGERHAATARAARPTPEAKAEAWSSVIDSDKLPNAVQEAVISGFVQTDQRELLAPYTDKYFEILKGIWDTRSHEIAQQIAVGLYPTIQVSEETLAKTDTWLSSTDPTAALRRLVSESRSGVERALKAQAADAAAAE; this comes from the coding sequence GTGCCTGGCACAAACCTGACTCGCGAAGAGGCGCAGCAGCGGGCGACGCTGCTCACCGTTGACTCGTACGAGATCGATCTCGATCTCTCCGGCGCGCAGGAGGGCGGAACCTACCGGTCCGCGACCACGGTGCGCTTCGACGTCACCGAGACCGGTGCGGAGTCCTTCATCGACCTGGTCGCTCCCGCCGTGCACGAGGTCACGCTCAACGGCGATGCGCTCGACCCGGACGAGGTCTTCAAGGATTCCCGGATCGCGCTGCGCGGGCTGCTGGAGGGCCGTAACGTCCTCAGGGTCGTCGCGGACTGCGCGTACACCAACACCGGCGAGGGCCTGCACCGGTTCGTCGACCCCGTCGACAACCAGGCCTACCTGTACACCCAGTTCGAGGTGCCGGACGCCCGCCGGGTCTTCGCCTCCTTCGAGCAGCCGGATCTGAAGGCCACCTTCCAGTTCACCGTGAAGGCGCCGACCGGCTGGACCGTCGTCTCCAACTCGCCCACGCCCGAGCCCAAGGACGACATCTGGGCCTTCGAGCCGACCCCGCGGATCTCCAGCTACATCACCGCGCTGATCGTCGGCCCGTACCACTCCGTGCACAGCGTGTACGAGAAGGACGGGCAGTCCGTGCCGCTGGGCATCTACTGCCGGCCCTCGCTCGCCGAGTACCTCGACTCGGACGCGATCTTCGAGGTCACCCGGCAGGGCTTCGACTGGTTCCAGGAGAAGTTCGACTACGACTACCCGTTCAAGAAGTACGACCAGCTCTTCGTGCCGGAGTTCAACGCGGGCGCGATGGAGAACGCCGGCGCGGTGACCATCCGCGACCAGTACGTCTTCCGCTCCAAGGTGACGGACGCCGCGTACGAGATGCGCGCCGAGACGATCCTGCACGAGCTGGCCCACATGTGGTTCGGCGACCTGGTCACCATGGAGTGGTGGAACGACCTGTGGCTGAACGAGTCGTTCGCCACGTACACCTCCATCGCCTGCCAGGCGTACGCACCCGAGTCGCGCTGGCCGCACTCCTGGACGACCTTCGCCAACTCCATGAAGACGTGGGCGTACCGCCAGGACCAGCTGCCCTCCACGCACCCGATCATGGCCGAGATCCGTGATCTGGACGATGTGCTGGTCAACTTCGACGGCATCACCTACGCCAAGGGCGCGAGCGTCCTGAAGCAGCTTGTCGCGTACGTCGGGATGGACGAGTTCTTCCGGGGCGTGCAGGCGTACTTCAAGGCGCACGCGTACGGCAACACACGTCTGTCGGACCTCCTCGGCGCCCTGGAGGAGACCTCCGGGCGGGACCTGAAGACCTGGTCGAAGCTGTGGCTGGAGACGGCCGGCATCAACATCCTGCGCCCGGAGATCGAGACGGACGCGGAAGGTCTCATCACCTCCTTCGCCATCCGCCAGGAGGCCCCTGCGCTCCCGGCCGGGGCAAAGGGCGAGCCCACGCTGCGCCCGCACCGCATCGCGGTCGGCCTGTACGAACGCGACGAGGCCGGCGGCAAGCTGGTGCGCGACGAGCGCGTCGAGCTGGATGTGGACGGCGAGCTGACGGCCGTACCGCAGCTGGTGGGCAAGCGTCGTCCGGCGGTCGTCCTGCTGAACGACGACGACCTCTCGTACGCGAAGGTCCGCCTGGACGAGCAGTCGCTGGCCTTCGTGACGGAGCACCTCGGCGACTTCGAGTCGTCGCTGCCCCGCGCGCTGTGCTGGGCGTCGGCGTGGGACATGACGCGGGACGCCGAACTGGCCACCCGCGACTACCTCTCCCTCGTCCTGTCCGGCATCGGCAAGGAGTCGGACATCGGCGTCGTGCAGTCGCTGCACCGTCAGGTGAAGCTGGCGATCGAGCTGTACGCCGACCCGGTCGGCCGTGAGGCGCTGCTTACCCGTTGGACCGACGCCACGCTCGCCCACCTGCGGGCGGCCGAGGCGGGCGGCGACCACCAGCTCGCGTGGGCGCGCGCCTTCGCGGCGACGGCCCGTACGCCGGAGCAGCTGGACCTGCTGGAGGGTCTGCTGGACGGCACGCAGTCCATCGAGGGCCTGGCCGTCGACACGGAGCTGCGCTGGGCGTTCGTGCAGCGCCTGGCGGCGGTGGGCCGTTTCGACGAGACGGAGATCGCGGGCGAGTACGGGCGGGACAAGACGGCGGCGGGCGAGCGCCACGCGGCCACGGCTCGCGCGGCCCGTCCGACTCCGGAGGCGAAGGCGGAGGCCTGGTCCTCGGTCATCGACTCGGACAAGCTGCCGAACGCGGTCCAGGAGGCGGTGATCTCCGGCTTCGTCCAGACGGACCAGCGCGAACTGCTGGCGCCGTACACGGACAAGTACTTCGAGATCCTGAAGGGCATCTGGGACACCCGCTCCCACGAGATCGCCCAGCAGATCGCCGTCGGCCTGTATCCGACGATCCAGGTCTCCGAGGAGACCCTGGCGAAGACGGACACCTGGCTGTCCTCGACCGACCCGACCGCGGCCCTGCGCCGCCTGGTGTCGGAGTCGAGGTCAGGCGTGGAGCGCGCGCTGAAGGCCCAGGCGGCGGACGCGGCGGCGGCTGAGTAG
- a CDS encoding RNA polymerase sigma factor, which translates to MGGHREKSEGDAADASLLRAVAAGDSAAMATLYDRHAGWLHARLTRRCADPEVVREVLQDTFVTVWRSAGTHRGEEAGGWLWTIAARRLIDARRALERATRLETTPIDETRTGYEPAAATPSAEERVLAGLEYGDVGTALDRISPELREVLRATVVDGLSTRETARLLGIPEGTVKSRAMRARAELRAALTQLTPSPMGGPA; encoded by the coding sequence ATGGGGGGCCACCGGGAGAAGTCCGAGGGGGACGCGGCTGACGCGTCACTGCTGCGTGCCGTCGCCGCCGGGGACTCGGCCGCGATGGCCACGCTGTACGACCGGCACGCGGGCTGGCTGCACGCCCGGCTGACCCGGCGCTGCGCGGACCCCGAGGTGGTACGCGAAGTGCTCCAGGACACCTTCGTCACCGTGTGGCGGTCGGCCGGGACGCACCGCGGCGAGGAGGCCGGCGGCTGGCTGTGGACCATCGCCGCCCGCCGACTGATCGACGCGCGCCGGGCGCTGGAGCGGGCCACGCGCCTGGAGACCACGCCGATCGACGAGACCCGGACCGGGTACGAGCCCGCCGCGGCCACGCCGTCCGCGGAGGAGCGGGTGCTGGCGGGTCTGGAGTACGGCGATGTCGGCACCGCCCTCGACCGGATCTCGCCGGAGCTGCGCGAGGTGCTGCGCGCGACGGTGGTCGACGGTCTGAGCACCCGGGAGACGGCCCGGCTGCTCGGCATCCCCGAGGGCACCGTCAAGTCCCGGGCGATGCGCGCCCGCGCCGAACTCCGCGCCGCGCTCACCCAGTTGACCCCGTCCCCGATGGGAGGCCCGGCATGA
- a CDS encoding TetR/AcrR family transcriptional regulator has translation MTGNERSTETDTGGGGRRRSETTRTAILAAARERFAADGYERATIRAIAKDANIDPSMVMRYYGNKEGLFAAAVSVDLKMPDLSRLPRGEVGEALVLHFLHLWEENEVLTALLRVGVTNQAGAERMQDIFREQLLPVARQVCPDPEQSPARAALSATQLLGLALTRYVLRLPPAVALRAEEVVAWLAPTVQRYLTAPNP, from the coding sequence ATGACTGGAAATGAACGCAGTACCGAGACCGATACCGGGGGTGGGGGTCGCCGACGCTCAGAGACGACCCGCACCGCGATCCTCGCCGCGGCACGCGAACGATTCGCAGCTGACGGCTATGAGCGGGCCACCATCCGCGCCATCGCCAAGGACGCGAACATCGATCCGTCAATGGTGATGCGCTACTACGGCAACAAGGAGGGACTGTTCGCGGCGGCCGTCTCGGTCGACTTGAAAATGCCGGATCTGAGCAGGCTGCCGCGCGGGGAGGTCGGCGAGGCGCTCGTGCTCCACTTCCTGCATCTGTGGGAGGAGAACGAGGTGCTCACGGCCCTGCTCCGAGTCGGTGTCACCAACCAGGCCGGGGCCGAGCGGATGCAGGACATCTTCCGGGAGCAGTTGCTGCCGGTCGCCCGTCAGGTGTGCCCGGACCCCGAGCAGAGCCCGGCGCGGGCCGCGCTCAGCGCGACGCAGTTGCTCGGTCTCGCGCTGACCCGTTATGTGCTGCGGCTGCCGCCGGCCGTAGCGCTGCGCGCGGAGGAGGTGGTGGCATGGCTGGCGCCGACGGTGCAGAGGTATCTGACGGCCCCGAACCCGTGA
- a CDS encoding DUF1203 domain-containing protein: MTAYTARPIPPATLKELRATDDAGRETLPVTDEEGGAPLRCCLRRSAPGERIALVSYAPLRRRAAETGVDPGAYDEQGPVFIHAEECAGPAVDGYPFANAHRTVRRYSADGRILGGQLVEAPDDEAFRNAFDDPSVALVHVRAVEYGCFLYEVTRD; this comes from the coding sequence ATGACGGCATACACAGCACGCCCCATCCCTCCCGCGACCCTGAAGGAACTGCGCGCCACCGACGACGCGGGCCGCGAGACGCTCCCGGTGACCGACGAGGAGGGCGGCGCGCCCCTGCGGTGCTGCCTGCGCCGCAGCGCGCCGGGCGAGCGGATCGCGCTCGTCTCCTACGCCCCGCTGCGCCGCCGGGCGGCCGAGACGGGCGTGGATCCGGGCGCCTACGACGAACAGGGCCCCGTCTTCATCCACGCCGAGGAGTGCGCGGGCCCGGCCGTCGACGGCTACCCCTTCGCCAACGCCCACCGGACGGTCCGCCGCTACTCCGCCGACGGCCGCATCCTGGGCGGTCAGCTGGTCGAGGCACCCGACGACGAAGCCTTCCGGAACGCGTTCGACGACCCGTCCGTGGCGCTCGTCCACGTCCGGGCCGTCGAGTACGGCTGTTTCCTCTACGAGGTCACCAGGGACTAG
- a CDS encoding DMT family transporter, producing MAVTADPTSRTTSRASIPRTAAPVLGIALAALATLVWSGSFVTSRALHDSVPPVQQAFWRWIVALAAVAPFGARQAWRQRALIRRHLGYVLLAALLGVTVYNTLVNQAGLTTPAANMGMIMAASPVLMAVFERLAGVRLGGRRVAGLLVACGGVLLLVRGGGSFAVGDLWMIGAACCFAGYSALLRRKPAQLGGVAFLFTTFLAGTVLLLPAQGISLAVKGGFTPTADTVLPLLYVGVASSAVAFFAWNRAIALIGAARAGVVYYLQPVCVALLSWVLLGETVGWTQVLCMGLILGGVVLGAGARR from the coding sequence GTGGCTGTCACAGCCGACCCGACTTCCCGTACGACCTCCCGCGCGTCGATACCGAGGACGGCAGCCCCCGTCCTCGGTATCGCGCTTGCCGCCCTCGCCACGCTCGTCTGGTCCGGCAGCTTTGTCACCTCGCGGGCGTTGCACGACAGTGTGCCGCCGGTGCAGCAGGCGTTCTGGCGGTGGATCGTGGCGCTCGCGGCGGTCGCCCCCTTCGGGGCTCGGCAGGCCTGGCGGCAGCGGGCGCTGATCCGCCGGCACCTCGGGTATGTGCTGCTCGCCGCGCTGCTCGGCGTCACCGTCTACAACACCCTCGTCAACCAGGCCGGGTTGACCACTCCCGCCGCCAACATGGGCATGATCATGGCCGCTTCGCCGGTGCTGATGGCGGTGTTCGAGCGGCTGGCCGGGGTGCGGCTCGGTGGGCGGCGGGTGGCGGGGCTGCTGGTCGCGTGCGGCGGGGTGCTGCTGCTCGTCCGGGGTGGCGGGAGCTTTGCCGTCGGTGATCTGTGGATGATCGGGGCGGCCTGTTGCTTCGCGGGCTACAGCGCGCTGTTGCGGCGCAAGCCCGCTCAACTGGGCGGCGTCGCCTTCCTGTTCACCACGTTCCTGGCGGGCACGGTCCTGTTGCTGCCCGCGCAGGGGATCAGCCTTGCCGTGAAGGGCGGCTTCACACCCACCGCCGATACGGTCCTGCCCCTCCTCTACGTCGGTGTCGCCTCCTCCGCCGTCGCCTTCTTCGCCTGGAACCGGGCGATCGCGTTGATCGGGGCGGCCCGTGCGGGGGTCGTGTACTACCTCCAGCCGGTGTGTGTGGCACTGCTGTCCTGGGTGCTGCTCGGGGAGACGGTCGGGTGGACGCAGGTGCTGTGCATGGGGCTGATTCTGGGCGGGGTGGTGCTCGGGGCGGGGGCGCGGCGGTGA
- a CDS encoding FAD-dependent monooxygenase encodes MNGTGIGIDTDPTPTPHPGADHPTRSVIVVGCGPTGLLMAGDLAATGVPVTLVEKRTRKISNLSRAFVVHARTLELLDARGLADEVEDFGTRLSRFNLFTRLTIELDSLPSRYNHLVVLPQYEMERILERRAVAAGVRFRYETEVTGVSQDADGVTVEVRGPDGAAEALRAAYVVGADGMRSTVRGAVGLPFPGRSVIRSVLLADVRLAEPPEDLLSVHAVGDAFAFLASFGDGYYRVVAWQRGHDIAESEPLDLAEVKEATRLAAGHDFGMHDARWLSRFHSDERQAPSYRVGRVFLAGDAAHVHTPAGGQGMNIGMQDAANLSWKLTAVLQGHADDSLLDTYQAERHPVGTAAKRSSGAIVRLAMVKYPWTLAMRSALTTAINTINPIRRKLALQITGIGVRYAAPNGAHRLTGSRVADVDLESGRLYEALRGGRFVLVTPHECADKTGLEDRLTVERRTDRGRGSRTTVLVRPDGYVAWAADTPDPATVEAAVEAHLGERIALAR; translated from the coding sequence ATGAACGGCACCGGCATCGGTATCGACACCGACCCGACCCCCACCCCCCACCCGGGCGCCGACCACCCCACCCGCTCCGTGATCGTCGTCGGCTGCGGCCCCACCGGTCTCCTGATGGCCGGCGACCTCGCCGCCACCGGCGTCCCCGTCACCCTCGTCGAGAAGCGCACCCGCAAGATCAGCAACCTCTCCCGGGCCTTCGTGGTGCACGCCCGCACCCTCGAACTGCTCGACGCCCGCGGCCTCGCCGACGAGGTAGAGGACTTCGGTACCCGCCTCAGCCGCTTCAACCTCTTCACCCGGCTCACCATCGAGCTCGACTCCCTCCCCTCCCGCTACAACCACCTCGTCGTCCTCCCGCAGTACGAGATGGAGAGGATCCTGGAGCGGCGCGCGGTCGCGGCCGGGGTCCGGTTCCGGTACGAGACCGAGGTGACCGGGGTGAGCCAGGACGCCGACGGCGTCACGGTCGAGGTGCGCGGACCCGACGGGGCGGCCGAGGCGCTGCGGGCGGCGTACGTCGTCGGCGCCGACGGGATGCGCAGCACCGTGCGCGGCGCGGTCGGACTGCCCTTCCCCGGCCGCTCGGTGATCCGCTCCGTCCTGCTCGCCGACGTCCGGCTGGCCGAGCCGCCCGAGGATCTGCTCTCCGTGCACGCCGTCGGTGACGCCTTCGCCTTCCTCGCGTCCTTCGGCGACGGCTACTACCGGGTGGTCGCCTGGCAGCGCGGCCACGACATCGCCGAGAGCGAGCCGCTCGATCTGGCGGAGGTCAAGGAGGCCACCCGGCTCGCGGCAGGCCATGACTTCGGGATGCATGACGCCCGGTGGCTGTCCCGCTTCCACAGCGACGAACGGCAGGCGCCCTCCTACCGCGTGGGCCGGGTCTTCCTGGCCGGCGACGCCGCGCATGTGCATACCCCGGCCGGCGGCCAGGGCATGAACATCGGCATGCAGGACGCGGCCAACCTGAGCTGGAAGCTCACGGCCGTCCTCCAGGGACACGCGGACGACAGCCTGCTCGACACCTACCAGGCCGAGCGCCACCCGGTCGGCACGGCGGCCAAGCGCAGCAGCGGCGCCATCGTCCGCCTCGCCATGGTCAAGTACCCCTGGACGCTGGCCATGCGCTCGGCGCTCACGACCGCCATCAACACCATCAACCCGATCCGACGCAAGCTGGCCCTCCAGATCACCGGCATCGGCGTCAGGTACGCCGCCCCCAACGGCGCCCACCGCCTCACCGGCTCCCGCGTCGCCGACGTGGACCTGGAGAGCGGCCGCCTCTACGAGGCCCTGCGCGGCGGCCGGTTCGTCCTGGTCACCCCGCACGAGTGCGCGGACAAGACGGGCCTGGAGGACCGTCTCACAGTGGAGCGCCGCACGGACCGCGGCCGCGGCAGCCGTACGACGGTGCTGGTCCGTCCCGACGGATACGTGGCCTGGGCGGCGGACACCCCGGACCCGGCGACGGTGGAAGCGGCGGTGGAGGCGCACTTGGGGGAGCGGATCGCCCTCGCGCGCTGA
- the malQ gene encoding 4-alpha-glucanotransferase, whose translation MAEQRSAESRSEDAPSEDLSRLAELLGVATSYRPSPDRTVRASATALTLALTALDVDVSTPEAVRRALTARERERRERLLPPTVVHWTDSAPPAALTGLPAGTRLRVETEQGETRAAADRLPPGVHRLTATAPDGRSATAHLVVAPARLPTTAGRSHGLLVQLYSLLSRRSWGMGDLGDLAELADWAGRTLGSGFVQVNPLHAAVPGAPTDPSPYRPSSRRFPDPVYLRVEDIPEYARVEDRERVRALLERADRLRESVLEKGALIDRDSVWDLKREALELVREVPLGPGRRAAYADFLAEEGQALEDHATWCALAEVHGSDWRRWPKGLRDPRSAETVHARGELMDRVDFHSMLAWLTDAQLTVAQRTAREAGMPVGIVHDLAVGVHPDGADAWAQQEYFAAGMSVGAPPDAFNARGQDWGLPPWRPDRLAESGYTPYRRLLKALFRYAGALRIDHVMGLFRLWWVPQGHPPTDGTYVRYDAEAMLAVLVLEASRAGALVIGEDLGTVEPGVRDVLRARGVLGTSVLWFERDWEGDGRPLPPEQWRSDCLATATTHDLPSTAARLTGEHVELRHRLGLLTRALEEERAEAAADTGEWLALLARLGLLHGTGGGHGTSQEEAEIQAVHRFLLRTPARMVGIWLPDTVGDRRPQNLPGTWDQYPNWRLPIADAEGKPVTLEELAAAPRLHALIEVMRSG comes from the coding sequence ATGGCGGAGCAGCGGTCGGCCGAATCCCGCTCCGAGGACGCCCCCTCGGAGGATCTGTCCCGGCTCGCCGAACTGCTCGGCGTCGCCACCTCCTACCGACCCTCCCCGGACCGCACGGTCCGGGCCTCGGCCACCGCGCTCACGCTGGCGCTCACCGCGCTCGACGTCGACGTGAGCACCCCCGAGGCCGTCCGGCGCGCCCTCACCGCACGCGAACGCGAACGGCGCGAACGGCTGCTGCCCCCGACGGTCGTGCACTGGACCGACTCCGCTCCCCCCGCCGCCCTCACCGGACTTCCGGCCGGCACCCGGCTGCGTGTGGAGACGGAGCAGGGCGAGACCCGCGCCGCCGCCGACCGACTCCCGCCCGGCGTCCACCGGTTGACCGCCACGGCACCCGACGGCCGCAGCGCCACCGCCCACCTGGTCGTCGCCCCGGCCCGGCTGCCCACTACCGCCGGCCGCTCCCACGGCCTCCTCGTCCAGCTCTACTCCCTGCTCTCCCGCCGCTCCTGGGGCATGGGCGACCTCGGTGACCTCGCCGAGCTCGCCGACTGGGCCGGGCGGACGCTCGGCAGCGGATTCGTCCAGGTCAACCCGTTGCACGCGGCCGTACCCGGAGCACCCACCGACCCCTCCCCCTACCGCCCCTCCTCCCGCCGCTTCCCCGACCCGGTGTACCTGCGCGTCGAGGACATCCCGGAGTACGCCCGCGTCGAGGACCGCGAGCGGGTACGGGCACTGCTGGAACGCGCCGACCGGCTGCGCGAGTCGGTGCTGGAGAAGGGGGCGTTGATCGACCGGGATTCGGTGTGGGATCTGAAGCGGGAGGCGCTGGAACTCGTCCGCGAGGTGCCGCTCGGGCCCGGCCGGCGCGCCGCCTACGCCGACTTCCTCGCCGAGGAGGGCCAGGCCCTGGAGGACCACGCCACCTGGTGCGCGCTCGCCGAGGTGCACGGCTCCGACTGGCGGCGCTGGCCGAAGGGTCTTCGCGACCCCCGGTCCGCCGAAACCGTCCATGCCCGGGGCGAGTTGATGGACCGCGTCGACTTCCACTCCATGCTCGCCTGGCTCACCGACGCCCAGCTCACCGTCGCCCAGCGCACCGCCCGTGAGGCCGGGATGCCGGTCGGGATCGTGCACGACCTCGCGGTCGGCGTGCATCCCGACGGTGCCGACGCCTGGGCGCAGCAGGAGTACTTCGCCGCCGGGATGTCGGTCGGCGCGCCCCCGGACGCCTTCAACGCCCGCGGCCAGGACTGGGGTCTGCCCCCCTGGCGCCCCGACCGCCTCGCCGAGTCCGGCTACACGCCGTACCGCCGCCTCCTCAAGGCTCTCTTCCGGTACGCGGGCGCGCTGCGCATCGACCACGTCATGGGCCTGTTCCGGCTCTGGTGGGTCCCCCAGGGTCACCCGCCCACGGACGGCACCTATGTCCGCTACGACGCCGAGGCCATGCTCGCCGTACTGGTCCTGGAGGCCTCCCGCGCGGGGGCGCTGGTGATCGGCGAGGACCTGGGCACGGTGGAGCCCGGAGTGCGCGACGTGCTGCGGGCGCGGGGCGTGCTCGGCACCTCGGTGCTGTGGTTCGAGCGGGACTGGGAGGGCGACGGCCGTCCGCTGCCGCCCGAACAGTGGCGCTCCGACTGCCTGGCCACGGCCACGACCCACGACCTGCCCTCCACGGCCGCCCGCCTCACCGGCGAGCATGTCGAACTGCGCCACCGTCTGGGCCTGTTGACCCGCGCCCTGGAGGAGGAGCGCGCGGAAGCGGCGGCCGACACCGGCGAATGGCTGGCCCTGCTGGCCCGCCTCGGCCTGCTGCACGGCACGGGCGGCGGACACGGTACGTCCCAGGAGGAGGCCGAGATCCAGGCCGTCCACCGCTTCCTGTTGCGCACCCCGGCCCGCATGGTCGGCATCTGGCTCCCCGACACCGTCGGCGACCGCCGCCCCCAGAACCTCCCCGGCACCTGGGACCAGTACCCGAACTGGCGCCTGCCCATCGCGGACGCGGAGGGAAAGCCGGTGACACTGGAGGAGCTGGCGGCCGCACCGAGGCTGCATGCGCTGATCGAGGTGATGAGGTCGGGGTGA